From a region of the Haematobia irritans isolate KBUSLIRL chromosome 4, ASM5000362v1, whole genome shotgun sequence genome:
- the LOC142235511 gene encoding uncharacterized protein LOC142235511, whose protein sequence is MYQQIMGDLPEDRITPCRPFLNTGVDYCGPFWVHYKLRGKSPHKVYIAVFCCFATKAIHMDVVTDLTYSDNGTKFVGARNQLKQLEISLFGKESQETIGWTCSKEMIEFKFIPPRAPHFGGLWEAAVKSAKHLLLPSVSTASLTYEELETVVIEIEATLNSRPLTPISSNPTDLTALTQGHFLIGEPLTSQIDARTNQPPTPLSKRWKLVSELRRSFWTRWSSEYLSQLQQRHKWRATSATIKPDQLVIIKEDNVPVMQWPLGRIIKPYKGQDGNVRVVDIKTSSGVIKRPIHRLAPLFNDDTEEGGKE, encoded by the coding sequence ATGTATCAACAGATAATGGGTGATTTACCAGAAGACAGAATAACGCCATGCCGACCCTTCTTAAACACCGGAGTAGATTATTGCGGTCCATTTTGGGTACACTACAAGCTTAGGGGAAAGAGTCCCCACAAGGTGTATATCGCAGTCTTTTGCTGTTTTGCCACAAAGGCAATCCACATGGATGTTGTGACAGATCTAACATATTCAGACAACGGCACAAAATTTGTTGGGGCTAGAAATCAACTGAAGCAACTGGAGATCTCATTATTCGGGAAGGAATCACAGGAGACTATTGGATGGACATGTTCCAAAGAAATGATCGAATTTAAATTCATCCCTCCCAGAGCCCCCCATTTCGGAGGCCTTTGGGAAGCTGCGGTAAAATCAGCCAAGCATCTACTTCTGCCTTCGGTTTCCACCGCCTCCCTCACTTATGAAGAATTGGAAACGGTAGTCATAGAAATTGAAGCAACTTTAAATTCAAGACCGCTAACTCCCATATCTTCAAACCCTACCGATTTAACCGCACTGACGCAAGGTCATTTCCTTATAGGGGAACCCCTGACCTCACAAATTGACGCCAGAACAAACCAGCCACCAACACCACTATCTAAAAGATGGAAACTTGTGTCAGAACTAAGACGCAGTTTTTGGACTAGGTGGTCCAGTGAATATTTGTCACAACTCCAACAGAGACACAAATGGAGGGCAACCTCAGCAACTATAAAACCCGACCAACTTGTCATCATAAAGGAGGACAACGTACCGGTCATGCAATGGCCACTTGGGCGCATCATCAAACCCTACAAAGGACAAGATGGAAACGTGCGTGTAGTCGATATCAAAACTTCATCAGGTGTTATTAAACGGCCAATTCATCGCTTAGCGCCATTATTCAATGATGATACCGAAGAGGGAGGAAAAGAATAA
- the LOC142235512 gene encoding uncharacterized protein LOC142235512, with protein sequence MDGSFMELDNTEIKVVYKLCWSQRQYTPLTLHLADNLPALRNTKLGWIASGRLADDSTTEAPGAIFSEDDTATNELLEKFLKIEEVPAESNLTVAEQACETHFIQTTTRDLNGRFVVRLPLSEDAATLGGSETSAYSRFLALERRFKRDNNLEKQYKDFMQSYEDLDHMTQIDPKNLPGPRYYIPHHCVLRPESSTTKLRVVFDASAKTSTNRSLNDILLTGPTVQGDIFGMLLRFRLPRFVFTTDIEKMYRQILVDERDRNLQLILWRDNPGKPVRHFQLNTVTYGTSSAPYLATRCLQRLATIRMDKHPLGATILTQDFYVDDGMSGSDSLVTVKEMQSQLTFLLKEAGFKFRKWCANHRQLLQDIPQDNQEGNLDFENASIMALGLIWSPESDQFCLRANQPVSMITKRSVISDEARIYDPLGMAGPVVVAAKIFIQQLWEDLISWGDELPEDQTTK encoded by the coding sequence ACCTTTAACATTGCACTTAGCAGACAATTTACCAGCCCTGAGGAACACAAAACTTGGGTGGATCGCCAGTGGACGATTAGCTGACGACAGCACAACCGAAGCACCAGGTGCAATTTTTAGTGAAGACGATACAGCAACAAACGAACTACttgaaaaattcttgaaaatcgAGGAAGTTCCTGCAGAAAGCAATCTCACAGTTGCAGAACAGGCGTGTGAAACTCACTTCATTCAAACCACAACCAGAGATCTCAATGGAAGATTTGTTGTTCGTCTACCCCTGTCTGAGGATGCCGCAACACTTGGTGGATCAGAAACATCCGCATATTCCAGGTTCCTTGCCTTGGAACGACGATTCAAACGCGATAACAATCTTGAAAAACAATACAAGGACTTCATGCAGTCATACGAAGATCTTGATCACATGACTCAAATCGATCCCAAAAACCTGCCAGGCCCTCGGTACTACATTCCGCATCACTGTGTTTTGCGTCCGGAAAGCAGCACAACTAAACTTCGAGTCGTATTTGATGCTTCAGCAAAAACGTCAACAAATCGGTCACTAAACGACATTTTACTGACTGGTCCAACAGTGCAAGGGGACATATTTGGAATGCTTCTACGTTTCCGATTACCCAGATTTGTTTTCACCACCGACATCGAAAAAATGTATCGTCAGATTCTCGTGGACGAACGAGACAGGAACCTTCAACTCATTTTATGGAGAGATAATCCAGGGAAGCCTGTACGACATTTTCAACTAAACACCGTCACTTATGGAACATCATCAGCTCCCTATCTGGCGACAAGGTGTCTACAAAGGCTAGCGACTATCCGGATGGACAAACATCCGCTTGGCGCAACGATCCTGACGCAGGACTTTTACGTCGATGACGGGATGAGCGGTTCAGATAGCTTGGTAACAGTTAAGGAAATGCAATCTCAACTCACCTTCTTACTTAAGGAAGCCGGCTTCAAGTTTCGGAAGTGGTGTGCAAATCATCGCCAACTCCTCCAAGACATACCGCAAGACAATCAAGAAGGCAACCTTGATTTTGAAAACGCGTCAATAATGGCATTGGGACTAATATGGAGCCCAGAGTCGGATCAATTCTGCCTTAGGGCAAATCAGCCAGTCTCAATGATAACTAAGCGATCTGTCATATCAGATGAAGCACGAATCTACGATCCGCTGGGTATGGCAGGCCCAGTCGTAGTGGCAGCCAAGATATTCATTCAACAACTTTGGGAGGATCTGATATCTTGGGGTGATGAACTCCCTGAAGATCAAACAACAAAATGA